In Xanthomonas theicola, a single genomic region encodes these proteins:
- a CDS encoding IS30 family transposase, whose translation MSRSYLHLSAEERAVLQIETRRGQSLRSISRLLDRSPSTSSRELARQQATVYRAREAAMRYRTRRQHSVRRRRLTPGTDLFQMVRDHLVLWRWSPQQIAAKLLLMSPDDPAQRVSHETIYATIYAHPRGGLKKELVEALRQRRPSRGSRRTTAAKRSWVPEEPRIVHRPEEVQQRLVPGHWEGDLIKGAFNRSCVGTLVERKTRFVVLCRMDGCTATDALEGFTRQMKKLPASMRTSLTYDRGTEMTRYAELMERLNIDLWFADPHAPWQRGSNENTNGLLRQFLPKGADLSAVSQEYLNHIALLMNTRPRQTLGWKTPSEAMEADIAAFKSRVALES comes from the coding sequence ATGTCAAGAAGCTATCTCCACCTGAGCGCAGAAGAGCGCGCGGTACTCCAAATCGAAACGCGACGTGGTCAGAGCTTACGCTCGATATCCAGGCTGCTGGATAGAAGCCCGTCGACATCGAGCAGGGAGCTGGCCAGGCAGCAAGCCACGGTCTACCGTGCTCGAGAGGCGGCCATGCGTTACCGGACACGACGTCAGCACAGCGTTCGGCGGCGACGGCTGACACCGGGAACGGATTTATTCCAGATGGTGCGCGATCATCTGGTGCTGTGGCGCTGGTCGCCCCAGCAGATTGCTGCCAAGCTGCTCCTCATGTCCCCGGATGATCCTGCCCAGCGCGTCAGTCACGAAACCATCTACGCCACGATCTACGCGCACCCGCGCGGCGGCCTGAAAAAGGAGCTTGTGGAGGCGTTGCGCCAGCGCAGGCCGTCCCGGGGATCACGGCGCACGACCGCCGCCAAACGCAGCTGGGTGCCTGAGGAACCGCGGATCGTGCACCGACCCGAAGAGGTGCAACAGCGGTTGGTCCCAGGACATTGGGAAGGTGACTTGATCAAGGGAGCGTTCAATCGTTCCTGTGTTGGCACCCTGGTGGAGCGCAAGACGCGTTTTGTGGTGCTGTGCCGGATGGACGGCTGCACCGCCACAGACGCACTGGAAGGTTTCACCCGTCAGATGAAGAAGCTCCCCGCATCCATGCGAACCAGCTTGACCTATGACCGTGGCACCGAAATGACGCGCTATGCCGAGCTGATGGAACGGTTGAACATCGACCTGTGGTTTGCCGATCCGCACGCACCGTGGCAGCGCGGAAGCAATGAGAACACCAACGGTCTACTTCGCCAGTTCCTGCCCAAGGGGGCGGACCTATCCGCCGTCAGCCAGGAATACCTCAATCACATCGCGTTGCTGATGAACACTCGCCCTCGCCAGACACTTGGCTGGAAGACGCCTAGCGAGGCAATGGAAGCGGACATCGCAGCGTTCAAATCACGTGTTGCACTTGAATCTTGA
- a CDS encoding alpha/beta hydrolase fold domain-containing protein yields the protein MTGWPRSIRRRPVRTTCSAALRWLAAHAAELGLDPARIAVAGDSADGGLAAMACQLLRGSAVALRAQVLFYPGTDLSPAGNALPARRSHGAVPPLTLELMQAMSAPFLSSGLDPRDPRLSPLQAADFSGLPPALVFTADCDALLDDGRLYAEALRAAGVPVEYVERRSQDSSATRDLNAAMSASIASLGVFQPSVWRGRVFISNAM from the coding sequence ATTACCGGCTGGCCCCGGAGCATCCGGCGCCGGCCGGTCCGGACGACGTGCTCGGCCGCGCTGCGCTGGCTGGCCGCGCACGCCGCCGAGCTCGGCCTGGACCCGGCGCGCATCGCGGTGGCCGGCGACAGCGCCGACGGCGGGCTGGCGGCGATGGCCTGCCAGCTGTTGCGCGGCAGCGCGGTCGCCTTGCGCGCGCAGGTGCTGTTCTATCCGGGCACCGACCTGTCGCCGGCCGGCAATGCCTTGCCGGCGCGTCGCAGCCATGGCGCGGTCCCGCCATTGACGCTGGAACTGATGCAGGCCATGTCCGCTCCGTTCCTGTCCTCGGGCCTGGATCCGCGCGATCCGCGCCTGTCGCCGCTGCAGGCCGCGGATTTTTCCGGCCTGCCGCCGGCGCTGGTGTTCACCGCCGACTGCGACGCGCTGCTCGACGACGGCCGCCTGTACGCCGAGGCGCTGCGGGCGGCGGGCGTGCCGGTGGAGTACGTCGAACGGCGGTCTCAAGATTCAAGTGCAACACGTGATTTGAACGCTGCGATGTCCGCTTCCATTGCCTCGCTAGGCGTCTTCCAGCCAAGTGTCTGGCGAGGGCGAGTGTTCATCAGCAACGCGATGTGA